A segment of the Terribacillus aidingensis genome:
ATTCGGAAAGCAGATCCTTGACTGACTCGACTCTTTGGTCGATAGGCTGATCGGCTTCATCTGCTTGTCCGATTGCAGAGAAAATCTCTTCAACCGCATCTGTTTTCGCTTCTGTTATTTCAGAGGATACAGTATAGCGGTCATCTATTTGCTGGCTGGCTTCCTGTCTTTGTCTTTCCGTCTGGGCTTCATTCTCGATGGTAATCGGTGAACGGATCGTTTCTTTTGCTGCATCATAAATCTGGACGTCATAATTCTTCGTTGTCACATTGGAAGCTGTCGTAACAAAGAAGAAGCACCCGAGCAATATTGCTCCAATCAAAATGAATGCACGTTCACCAGCTTCTGATTTCCTTCTAAACAGTTCCCTGAACTTCTTTCTAGCCACTCTCTGCCCTCCTATCCGCTTAAACCGAAAAAGACCCGAAGCCGGGCCTCTTTCCTTTTTATTCTGATTCGTAAGCTTCGATAATTCGTTGCACAAGCGGGTGACGCACTACGTCTGTCTGCTTTAAGTAGGTAAAATAGATACCTTTTACATTACTGAGCTTTGTCTCAATAGAACGCAGACCAGATAGAGCACCTTTCGGCAAGTCGATCTGAGTCAAATCGCCTGTGATGACCATCTTGGACCCGAAACCGAGTCTTGTAAGGAACATCTTCATCTGGGCGTTTGTTGTGTTTTGGGCTTCATCTAGGATAACGAAAGCATCATCCAGTGTACGTCCGCGCATATAAGCAAGCGGAGCGATTTCGATCGTTCCACGCTCAATCAGACGAGTCGTCTGTTCTAAGCCGAGTACATCATGCAAGGCATCGTACAACGGGCGCAAATACGGATCTACCTTTTCCTTCAAGTCTCCTGGAAGGAATCCTAAGCTTTCGCCTGCTTCCACTGCCGGCCGTGTCAAAATGATACGCTTTACGATACCTTTTTTCAAAGCATTGACGGCCATTACAACTGCCAAATAGGTTTTACCTGTACCGGCAGGTCCAATACCAAAGACCAAGTCATTGGACTTGATACCATTGATATAATTCCGCTGGCCGAGTGTTTTGACACGAATTGACTTGCCTTTTGCATTTTTCGTTATTTCATCATCAAATAATGTTTCGAATTGATCCAGTTTATCTTTTTTGGCTAACTCAATAGCGTACACCACATCGCGTTCTCCAATCGGAATGCCGCGCCGAATGACAGCAGCCAACGCTTGCAGCAGCTCCTCTGTCGTGCGGACTTCTTCTTCTGGTCCAGTTACGCGAACTTCTTCCCCACGCGTGACAATGGAAACACGGAAATGTTCTTCGATCTGCTTCAGATGGCGATCCTCCGTGCCGAACAGAGCTAATGTTTCATTAGTATCTTTTAATTGCAAATTCACACGTTTTACGTCTTCGGGCATAATCAATCTCCTTGAGATATAGGTTGAGATATTGCGATATCTTCATTTACTTGAAAGTATAAGATTAATTTAACTTTACCATTCTCGACAGTCTCATGTAAAATTTTTTGAGAAATAATGTCAGCATCAGCACCAACTTGGAGCTGTAAATCCTGTTTGGCTAATTTTTCAGCCTGTTTACTCGCTTCCTCTTTTGTCCGTTTCACTTGTTTCGTGACCCGTTCGTATTCTGTAGTTTTACTCATCCCGATCGGCAGCTCCCAGCGGAGGAACCGGAGATGGCGTACAGCAGTCTGTTCCTGGGAATCCTTGAACTCAGTTTCCCCGAACCCCCAAACCGGAA
Coding sequences within it:
- a CDS encoding PhoH family protein: MPEDVKRVNLQLKDTNETLALFGTEDRHLKQIEEHFRVSIVTRGEEVRVTGPEEEVRTTEELLQALAAVIRRGIPIGERDVVYAIELAKKDKLDQFETLFDDEITKNAKGKSIRVKTLGQRNYINGIKSNDLVFGIGPAGTGKTYLAVVMAVNALKKGIVKRIILTRPAVEAGESLGFLPGDLKEKVDPYLRPLYDALHDVLGLEQTTRLIERGTIEIAPLAYMRGRTLDDAFVILDEAQNTTNAQMKMFLTRLGFGSKMVITGDLTQIDLPKGALSGLRSIETKLSNVKGIYFTYLKQTDVVRHPLVQRIIEAYESE